In Diorhabda carinulata isolate Delta chromosome 6, icDioCari1.1, whole genome shotgun sequence, a single genomic region encodes these proteins:
- the LOC130895399 gene encoding uncharacterized protein LOC130895399 isoform X2, whose protein sequence is MSMFKSVKVNYPKKKVKVNDMRVIGVPEPDRKTMYDIVLENFQIAGRKTFLQRIIYIGEHCFVRYDGMVNFFTETINGANHHRRILIKYQRHFIHFLEGDEDAIYEHIKLLLKHDQYGNVLENLKLLAIIHHINCRYATEWTCMSGNPPQLLEKIDPNSSIEVAGSVTYGCILKLYDILEKLIKINSSTPDLDEKFAEDTDGNLNVLKPPGVRESLLSTSSAARRYSFRFSKLALETTGKNTTTRSKSSYADPLLFSLPEIDTLHFLINTPHTKKIKDVLQLYSQVEQRDIYKDKVWPIAADFIPYDVYSKGYDISTVFPKPDAKPSRRDTTVDGISILLWEAEEEDAEIKEEDEE, encoded by the exons ATGTCTATGTTCAAATCGGTAAAAGTAAACTATCCTAAGAAGAAGGTGAAAGTAAATGATATGAGGGTGATCGGAGTACCAGAACCGGATAGAAAAACTATGTATGACATAGTACTCGAGAACTTTCAAATAGCAGGGAGAAAAACATTCCTCcaaagaattatttatattggaGAACATTGTTTTGTGAGATATGATGGAATGGTCAATTTTTTTACGGAAACTATAAACGGAGCAAATCATCACAGAC GTATTCTAATAAAATACCAGAGacatttcatacattttttggaAGGAGATGAAGATGCAATATACGAacatataaaacttttattgaaacaCGATCAATACGGTAACgtcttagaaaatttgaaactaCTTGCCATAATTCATCATATCAATTGCAG ATATGCAACTGAATGGACCTGCATGAGTGGCAATCCACCACAGcttcttgaaaaaattgaccCCAATTCATCGATAGAAGTTGCTGGCAGCGTTACTTACGGCTGTATTTTGAAACTTTATGATATTCTCGAAAAACTGATTAAAATTAATTCCTCGACACCAGATTTGGACGAAAAGTTTGCAGAAGACACAGATGGAAACCTGAATGTATTAAAACCTCCTGGTGTGAG agaGTCACTCCTCTCTACATCGTCAGCTGCCCGCCGATATTCCTTCAGATTTTCGAAATTGGCCCTTGAAACTACTGGAAAAAACACCACAACACGCTCCAAAAGTAGTTATGCGGATCCTCTGTTGTTCAGTTTACCAGAAATTGATACGTTACATTTCTTGATTAATACTCCACatacgaaaaaaatcaaagatgtGCTTCAACTGTACAG TCAAGTTGAGCAAAGAGATATATACAAAGACAAAGTATGGCCAATTGCAGCTGATTTCATACCATATGATGTCTATAGTAAAGGATACGATATCTCAACAGTATTTCCCAAGCCAGATGCGAAACCAAGTCGTCGTGATACCACTGTGGATGGTATAAGTATTCTTTTATGGGAAGCAGAAGAAGAAGATGCtgaaattaaagaagaagatgaagaataG
- the LOC130895399 gene encoding uncharacterized protein LOC130895399 isoform X1 has translation MSMFKSVKVNYPKKKVKVNDMRVIGVPEPDRKTMYDIVLENFQIAGRKTFLQRIIYIGEHCFVRYDGMVNFFTETINGANHHRRTLEKITGILIKYQRHFIHFLEGDEDAIYEHIKLLLKHDQYGNVLENLKLLAIIHHINCRYATEWTCMSGNPPQLLEKIDPNSSIEVAGSVTYGCILKLYDILEKLIKINSSTPDLDEKFAEDTDGNLNVLKPPGVRESLLSTSSAARRYSFRFSKLALETTGKNTTTRSKSSYADPLLFSLPEIDTLHFLINTPHTKKIKDVLQLYSQVEQRDIYKDKVWPIAADFIPYDVYSKGYDISTVFPKPDAKPSRRDTTVDGISILLWEAEEEDAEIKEEDEE, from the exons ATGTCTATGTTCAAATCGGTAAAAGTAAACTATCCTAAGAAGAAGGTGAAAGTAAATGATATGAGGGTGATCGGAGTACCAGAACCGGATAGAAAAACTATGTATGACATAGTACTCGAGAACTTTCAAATAGCAGGGAGAAAAACATTCCTCcaaagaattatttatattggaGAACATTGTTTTGTGAGATATGATGGAATGGTCAATTTTTTTACGGAAACTATAAACGGAGCAAATCATCACAGACGTACGTTAGAAAAAATTACAG GTATTCTAATAAAATACCAGAGacatttcatacattttttggaAGGAGATGAAGATGCAATATACGAacatataaaacttttattgaaacaCGATCAATACGGTAACgtcttagaaaatttgaaactaCTTGCCATAATTCATCATATCAATTGCAG ATATGCAACTGAATGGACCTGCATGAGTGGCAATCCACCACAGcttcttgaaaaaattgaccCCAATTCATCGATAGAAGTTGCTGGCAGCGTTACTTACGGCTGTATTTTGAAACTTTATGATATTCTCGAAAAACTGATTAAAATTAATTCCTCGACACCAGATTTGGACGAAAAGTTTGCAGAAGACACAGATGGAAACCTGAATGTATTAAAACCTCCTGGTGTGAG agaGTCACTCCTCTCTACATCGTCAGCTGCCCGCCGATATTCCTTCAGATTTTCGAAATTGGCCCTTGAAACTACTGGAAAAAACACCACAACACGCTCCAAAAGTAGTTATGCGGATCCTCTGTTGTTCAGTTTACCAGAAATTGATACGTTACATTTCTTGATTAATACTCCACatacgaaaaaaatcaaagatgtGCTTCAACTGTACAG TCAAGTTGAGCAAAGAGATATATACAAAGACAAAGTATGGCCAATTGCAGCTGATTTCATACCATATGATGTCTATAGTAAAGGATACGATATCTCAACAGTATTTCCCAAGCCAGATGCGAAACCAAGTCGTCGTGATACCACTGTGGATGGTATAAGTATTCTTTTATGGGAAGCAGAAGAAGAAGATGCtgaaattaaagaagaagatgaagaataG